GGCAAAGGATTGGTTCAAAAACCATTCTTCCTCAACGATGGCTCGATGGTGCGTCTGACCACTGCACATTACTACACTCCAAGCGGAAGATGTATACAGAAACCTTACGACGAAGGCATCAGCGAATACCGTAAAGACTATTCGAACCGTTTGAGTAACGGGGAGATGTTCAGTGCAGATAGTATCGATTTTGACGATAGCTTAAAACACAAAACACTTGTTAACGGACGAGCTGTATATGGTGGCGGAGGGGTGATGCCCGATATTTTTATTCCTATTGATACTTCGTCGCACTACGCTTATGTAAATAAACTCAGAAGAAAGCAGGTAACCTATAATTTTGTGTTAGATTATGTGGATGAACATCGTGAAGAATTGCATAAAAAATATCCCGATTTTGAGTCGTTCAATCATAAATTTGAGATTTCAGACAGCAACATTGAACAGGTTGTTGCCAAAGGTATTGAAGAAGGCATTGAACGAGACGATGAGAGCCTGGCTTTTCTGCAAAACGATATAAAACGTGAACTAAAAGCATTAATAGCTCGCGACGTATTCTCAAGGAATGACATGTATAAAATTCTATACCAGGAAGATGATGCAATTTTAAAGGCTCTTGAGGTTATTGAAAATCAAGACAAATACACAAACTTACTTGTTACAACTGATTAGCATTTATGACTAATATAATTGTGGAGTGGCTCTTGGATAATAAAATTGAATTACTGGGAGCCATTCTTGGTTTATCCTACATTTATTTTTCAATAAAGCAGCATATCTTAACATGGCCAACCGGCTTGTTAACTTCATTACTGTACGTTGTTGTTTTTTATAATTCAAAACTTTATGCCGACATGGGCCTGCAAGCGTACTATGTGGTAATAAGTATATACGGATGGTATTTTTGGGTAAAAGGGAAAAAACAAAACGAAAAAAAGGTAGCGGTAAAATCCACACGAAAAATTCTCTGGATAAAACTCCTGGTAGTATCCATCTTTTTGTATGCCATCCTGTTCTATATTTTAAGCAAGCATACCAATTCTGATGTTCCACACATGGATTCGATGACCACCGCCTTAAGTCTTGTTGCCACCTGGATGCTCGCAAGAAAATATTTGGAACACTGGCTGATATGGATATTTGTTGATGCATTTTCAGTAGGCTTGTACCTATACAAAGGATTGTGGGCAACCGTATTTCTATTTATTGTTTACACCATAATGGCAGTGCTGGGCTATCTTGAATGGGAAAAAGATTTAAAAAATAAACAAAAGGATCCCAAATTAGCTTTTGAGTAAAAGCGTTTACCTAACATTCAAACTGGTTGGTTTTCATTAATACATTAAAAACATCAACAACACACTTGTTTTATACGTTAAAGTATCAAATCTTAGCTGAATGTAATTAGTTTTGTAATTTAAATTGATGTGATGACAAATAATCTTGTTGAACAAAAAATTATAGAAACCATAGCGCGACTGAGCAATCCGGAATCATACAAGCTGGTTTGCCACAAACACATGCAGGGTGAGCCTTTACCTTCAAATAAAAATCTCACACGAGTTATTGAATTGGTTCGCGAGATATTATTTCCCGGGTACTTTGGAAGCACAACCCTTAAAAGTTCTATAACACCGCACTATATGGGCGTTTATGTTGATGAGCTGCTGGAACTGCTTACCGGCGAAATACTGGCTGGCTTGTGTTTCGAATGCACAGATGAATCATCAAATAAAATTGAAAAACATAAAGAGGGAGCCCAGGAAAAGGCCGTTTCTTTTATCGAATTTCTTCCGGAAATCAGGCGCCAACTGGTAACTGATGTTGAAGCTACCTTTTTAAACGATCCGGCAGCAAAAAATTTTGGTGAAGTTATTTTTAGTTATCCGGGAATAAGAGCAATTACAAATTACAGAATTGCGCATAAACTTCTCGAGCTTGATGTACCATTAATCCCCAGGTTTATAACCGAGATGGCTCACAGCGAAACAGGAATTGATATTCACCCACGAGCTCAAATCGGGGAAAGTTTCACAATCGACCATGGAACCGGCGTGGTAATTGGATCGACATGCATTATTGGAAAAAATGTAAAAATATATCAGGGTGTTACACTTGGGGCAAAAAGCTTTCCCTTAGACAAAGATGGTAATCCTATAAAAGGAATTCCGCGCCACCCCATTCTTGAAGATAATGTGGTAATTTATGCCGGTGCCACCATCTTAGGAAGAATTACAATTGGAGAAAATTCAATAATTGGAGGTAACGTTTGGGTTACAAATACGCTTCCAGCCAACTCCAAGGTTGTTCAAAAGCGACCAAAAGACGTTCCGTTTACAGATGGAGCAGGAATTTAACTACAAAAAAATAGTACTTGAAAGAATATAGCCTAATAGCAAAAACTTTTGCTGGTCTCGAAGATGTCCTGGCAAAAGAGGTAAAACGCATTGGTGGAAAAAATGTCCGCAGAGGTAAAAGAGCCGTTTTTTACAATGGCGATTTGGAATTGATTTATAAGTCAAATTATAAATTAAGAACAGCCCTTCGAATTTTAAAAGAAATAGAACATTTTAAATTTCATAATGTAGACCAGTTCTATTTACGCTGTAAACGCATAAAATGGCAAAACTATTTTAATGTAGATCAGAATTTTGTCATTAATAGTGTAGTTGTAAATTCACGTGATTTCAGAAATTCGATGTTTGCATCGCTAAAAGTAAAAGATGCTATTGCTGATTACTTTAGAGAAAATTTTGGCAAACGTCCTAATGTTGACACTCAAAATCCTGACATTATCATTAATGTTCATATTTTTCAGGATAGCTGCACCTTATCAATTGATAGTTCAGGGGAATCACTTCACAAGCGAGGTTACCGTGTAAAACAAGGCGATGCCCCGCTAAACGAAGTCCTTGCTGCAGGCATGATATATATAAGCGGATGGATGGGGAACTCAGATTTTATGGATCCGATGTGTGGATCGGGTACACTACCCATAGAAGCAGCAATGATTGCACAAAATATACCTGCTGCCAAGTTCAGAAAAGATTTTGCTTTCCAGCTTTGGAATGACTTTGATCCGGTATTGTGGGAAAAAGTTGTTGAGCCTGTTGAGAAAAGAGAATTCAGGTATCAGATTTATGCATCAGATCTATCAGGAAGCAACTTATTAAATGCTCAGACCAACGCCCGACGTGCACTGGTATTTAATAAAATTAAGTTTCAATGTAGCGATTTTAGAGATCTAAATCTAAAATTAAACAACGCAACAATTTTAACCAATCCACCATACGGCGAACGATTAAA
Above is a genomic segment from uncultured Draconibacterium sp. containing:
- a CDS encoding serine acetyltransferase, whose product is MTNNLVEQKIIETIARLSNPESYKLVCHKHMQGEPLPSNKNLTRVIELVREILFPGYFGSTTLKSSITPHYMGVYVDELLELLTGEILAGLCFECTDESSNKIEKHKEGAQEKAVSFIEFLPEIRRQLVTDVEATFLNDPAAKNFGEVIFSYPGIRAITNYRIAHKLLELDVPLIPRFITEMAHSETGIDIHPRAQIGESFTIDHGTGVVIGSTCIIGKNVKIYQGVTLGAKSFPLDKDGNPIKGIPRHPILEDNVVIYAGATILGRITIGENSIIGGNVWVTNTLPANSKVVQKRPKDVPFTDGAGI
- a CDS encoding class I SAM-dependent RNA methyltransferase, whose protein sequence is MKEYSLIAKTFAGLEDVLAKEVKRIGGKNVRRGKRAVFYNGDLELIYKSNYKLRTALRILKEIEHFKFHNVDQFYLRCKRIKWQNYFNVDQNFVINSVVVNSRDFRNSMFASLKVKDAIADYFRENFGKRPNVDTQNPDIIINVHIFQDSCTLSIDSSGESLHKRGYRVKQGDAPLNEVLAAGMIYISGWMGNSDFMDPMCGSGTLPIEAAMIAQNIPAAKFRKDFAFQLWNDFDPVLWEKVVEPVEKREFRYQIYASDLSGSNLLNAQTNARRALVFNKIKFQCSDFRDLNLKLNNATILTNPPYGERLKDNDLEGLYAMIGERLKHQFTGNDAWVLSSSISGLKQVGLKASSKYDLFNGALKCKLNNYKLFEGKRK
- the pnuC gene encoding nicotinamide riboside transporter PnuC; amino-acid sequence: MTNIIVEWLLDNKIELLGAILGLSYIYFSIKQHILTWPTGLLTSLLYVVVFYNSKLYADMGLQAYYVVISIYGWYFWVKGKKQNEKKVAVKSTRKILWIKLLVVSIFLYAILFYILSKHTNSDVPHMDSMTTALSLVATWMLARKYLEHWLIWIFVDAFSVGLYLYKGLWATVFLFIVYTIMAVLGYLEWEKDLKNKQKDPKLAFE